One window of the Sulfitobacter alexandrii genome contains the following:
- a CDS encoding NAD(P)/FAD-dependent oxidoreductase, whose protein sequence is MGTSERNSYDVIIIGGAMHGSALAWWLTRMPGFDGRILVVERDPSYAYASTSHTNSCIRQQFSNEANIRVSQFGAEFIRNFRDFMGGDPEVPTLALQSFGYLYLADDPAFATALQQAQQVQASLGAQTRHMTRDEIAAAYPFYNLDDIIAGNHNTVDEGYFDGGTMFDWFKRMARRAGVTYVHDEVTGMRLNPAGTAVEAVTLKSGDSIACGTVVNASGPRALATAQMAGLEIPVFPRKRYSFVFDAADPLDRDLPLTIDPSGVHVRSEGRYYLAGCPPDEDPDVAYDDFGFDHGLWENKVWPAIATRIPAFEKVKVINEWVGHYAYNTFDQNAIVGPHPEVTNFIFVNGFSGHGLQQAPAIGRGVAEWITYGEYRAIDLSPFSFTRIAEEKSFLEKAII, encoded by the coding sequence ATGGGCACTTCGGAACGAAACTCTTACGACGTGATCATCATCGGCGGAGCGATGCACGGATCGGCCCTCGCCTGGTGGCTGACCCGGATGCCCGGCTTCGACGGGCGTATCCTGGTGGTGGAGCGTGACCCCAGCTATGCCTACGCCTCCACCAGTCACACGAATTCGTGCATACGCCAGCAGTTCTCCAACGAAGCCAACATCCGCGTGTCGCAGTTCGGCGCGGAATTCATCCGGAATTTCAGGGACTTCATGGGGGGCGATCCGGAGGTGCCGACGCTCGCCCTGCAAAGTTTCGGCTATCTCTACCTCGCGGACGACCCGGCCTTCGCGACGGCGCTGCAGCAGGCGCAGCAGGTGCAGGCCTCGCTCGGGGCCCAGACCCGTCACATGACCCGTGACGAGATCGCAGCCGCCTATCCCTTCTACAATCTCGATGACATCATCGCCGGCAATCACAACACCGTCGACGAAGGGTATTTCGACGGCGGTACGATGTTCGACTGGTTCAAGCGCATGGCCCGGCGGGCCGGGGTGACCTACGTTCACGACGAGGTCACCGGCATGCGCCTGAACCCCGCCGGAACGGCGGTGGAGGCCGTGACACTGAAATCCGGTGACAGCATCGCCTGCGGGACCGTCGTCAACGCCTCGGGGCCGCGCGCGCTGGCCACCGCGCAAATGGCGGGGCTGGAAATCCCGGTTTTCCCGCGCAAGCGCTACTCCTTCGTCTTCGATGCCGCCGATCCGCTGGACCGCGACTTGCCGCTGACCATCGACCCCTCGGGCGTGCACGTGCGGTCCGAAGGCCGCTACTACCTCGCTGGGTGCCCGCCGGACGAAGACCCCGATGTCGCCTATGACGATTTCGGCTTCGATCACGGGCTGTGGGAAAACAAGGTCTGGCCCGCCATCGCGACCCGCATCCCGGCTTTCGAAAAGGTCAAGGTGATCAACGAATGGGTCGGACACTACGCCTACAACACGTTCGATCAGAACGCGATCGTGGGGCCGCACCCTGAGGTGACGAACTTCATCTTCGTCAACGGCTTCTCGGGCCACGGTCTGCAACAGGCGCCGGCCATCGGACGCGGCGTGGCGGAATGGATCACCTACGGCGAATACCGTGCGATCGACCTGTCGCCGTTTTCCTTCACCCGTATCGCCGAAGAGAAATCGTTTCTCGAAAAGGCAATCATCTGA
- a CDS encoding PAS domain-containing sensor histidine kinase gives MNIFKNVTLGGGAAISWYAVSAAWMPEQSGTIVPAIGGIAIAALLPTYLGARRARYVNDRQSLALGQRIDVLNDHAIVNVVDRDTKLVEVNDRFVEATGFSREELIGTSMHDLYRDDEGTLAEEIHANLKSGKGWNGETPIRRKDGSAIYTHTTVRPIYDLDGTWIGSISARTDVTETHELLASRDIAQVMDEMKDDVWIVDCDLMAATYMNKVALGRLGIRRATGEVVPLGNLRSVAGVGSIITTCRDMRATGADNAQFETEFCGKPFHISVTRLKVGTLKGRFMVLMSDMSKRVAEEQRKSDFISTVSHELRSPLTSIKGAMGLLLSRAAGQLPDKAVSMLEIAHRNADRLVLIINDILDLEKIAAGRMEFDRRDVNLTDLVEETKNANTTMHHQFSVRVENTSGTDPVWINTDPNRIIQVLNNFLSNACKFSRPGSTVRILLEDHGDSVRVAVKDQGEGIPIKDQHKIFERFADMQNSNRSVKGGTGLGLSICKAIVEGLGGTIGFETTEGMGTTFYFVLPKRETWRESLVADNIVKMRNAS, from the coding sequence TTGAATATTTTCAAGAATGTAACTCTCGGCGGTGGTGCTGCGATCAGCTGGTACGCCGTCAGCGCCGCTTGGATGCCGGAACAATCGGGCACAATCGTGCCGGCGATTGGCGGCATCGCCATCGCCGCCTTGCTTCCGACCTATTTGGGCGCGCGGCGGGCGCGCTACGTCAACGACCGGCAGTCGCTGGCGCTGGGACAGCGCATCGACGTGCTGAACGATCATGCCATCGTCAACGTGGTGGATCGCGATACGAAGCTGGTCGAGGTGAACGACCGGTTCGTCGAGGCGACGGGCTTCAGCCGGGAGGAACTGATCGGCACATCGATGCACGACCTTTACCGGGATGACGAGGGCACCCTGGCCGAGGAAATCCACGCGAACCTGAAGAGCGGCAAGGGTTGGAACGGAGAGACGCCCATCCGGCGCAAGGATGGCTCCGCGATCTACACTCACACCACAGTGCGTCCCATCTACGACCTGGACGGTACCTGGATCGGGTCGATCTCGGCCCGGACGGACGTGACGGAGACCCACGAACTCCTCGCGTCGCGCGATATCGCGCAGGTCATGGACGAGATGAAGGACGACGTTTGGATCGTGGACTGCGATCTCATGGCGGCCACCTACATGAACAAGGTCGCGCTCGGGCGGCTCGGCATCCGGCGGGCGACAGGCGAAGTTGTGCCTCTGGGCAACCTGCGCAGCGTCGCCGGGGTCGGCAGCATCATCACGACCTGCCGCGACATGCGGGCAACCGGGGCGGACAACGCCCAGTTCGAGACGGAATTCTGCGGCAAGCCCTTCCACATCAGCGTGACCCGGCTGAAGGTCGGCACCCTGAAGGGCCGGTTCATGGTCCTGATGTCCGACATGTCCAAGCGCGTGGCCGAAGAACAGCGCAAGTCGGACTTCATTTCGACCGTCAGCCACGAACTGCGGTCGCCGCTGACGTCGATCAAGGGGGCCATGGGCCTGCTGCTGTCGCGCGCCGCGGGTCAGCTTCCCGACAAGGCGGTCAGCATGCTCGAGATCGCGCACCGCAACGCCGACCGGCTCGTGCTCATCATCAACGACATTCTCGACCTCGAGAAAATCGCCGCCGGACGCATGGAGTTCGACCGGCGCGACGTGAATCTCACGGACCTTGTCGAAGAGACGAAGAACGCGAACACGACCATGCACCATCAATTTTCGGTAAGGGTCGAGAACACGTCGGGGACCGACCCGGTCTGGATCAACACCGATCCGAACCGGATCATCCAGGTTCTGAACAACTTCCTGTCCAACGCCTGCAAGTTCTCCCGTCCGGGCAGCACCGTGCGCATCCTCTTGGAGGACCACGGCGATTCGGTGCGGGTCGCCGTCAAGGATCAGGGCGAAGGCATCCCGATCAAGGACCAGCACAAGATCTTCGAGCGTTTTGCGGATATGCAAAATTCCAACAGATCCGTCAAAGGTGGCACCGGATTGGGCCTGAGCATATGCAAGGCTATTGTGGAAGGCCTCGGAGGCACTATAGGTTTCGAGACGACGGAAGGCATGGGGACGACGTTCTACTTCGTCCTTCCGAAACGAGAAACCTGGAGGGAAAGCCTCGTTGCGGACAACATCGTCAAGATGCGCAACGCGTCCTGA
- a CDS encoding response regulator, giving the protein MKILAVDDDPIIMELLTQFIEAVGGHELTTAESGAEALDLLRTEATGTFDCFMLDIQMPSMDGIELTRRIRMMARYADTPILMLTAMADKRYIDGAFAAGATDYVTKPFEVAELKARLGLVAGMIEGRRARTRKIFAATAVGARAGSDAVELHEPISIHDVDNVIEYVAMENYVQQLTRSSLFGSSTFAFTVREIEQYHATMTPFEFYSLVSDVAEVISDTLHGHQFLMSYAGSGTFVCITESGWRPDMGQLVDAVNLSLARTELYNNAGERLHPRVSGGDVVRLIWKSGAAVMDALATAHATAEAASAQHGKSQTDYWNMGQIA; this is encoded by the coding sequence ATGAAAATACTCGCGGTGGACGACGACCCCATCATCATGGAACTGCTGACCCAGTTCATCGAGGCCGTGGGCGGTCACGAGCTGACCACGGCGGAATCAGGCGCAGAGGCGCTGGACCTGCTGCGGACAGAAGCCACGGGCACCTTCGATTGCTTCATGCTGGATATCCAGATGCCGAGCATGGACGGGATCGAACTGACGCGGCGCATCCGGATGATGGCCCGCTACGCGGACACGCCGATCCTGATGCTGACCGCGATGGCGGACAAACGCTATATCGACGGCGCCTTTGCCGCCGGTGCGACCGACTACGTGACTAAGCCCTTCGAGGTGGCCGAGCTCAAGGCCCGTCTGGGCCTCGTGGCGGGCATGATCGAAGGGCGCCGTGCGCGGACCCGCAAGATCTTTGCCGCGACCGCCGTCGGCGCGCGCGCCGGATCGGACGCGGTGGAACTGCACGAGCCGATCTCCATCCACGACGTCGACAACGTGATCGAATACGTGGCGATGGAAAACTACGTGCAACAACTGACGCGCAGTTCGCTCTTTGGCTCGTCCACCTTTGCCTTCACGGTCCGCGAGATCGAACAGTACCACGCCACGATGACCCCGTTCGAGTTCTACAGCCTCGTATCGGATGTGGCCGAGGTGATCTCGGACACGCTGCACGGGCACCAGTTCCTGATGTCCTACGCGGGCAGCGGCACCTTCGTGTGCATCACCGAAAGCGGCTGGCGCCCCGACATGGGTCAGCTGGTGGATGCCGTGAACCTGTCGCTGGCACGTACCGAGCTTTACAACAACGCGGGTGAGCGTCTGCATCCGCGCGTTTCGGGTGGCGATGTCGTCCGCCTGATCTGGAAGAGCGGCGCCGCCGTCATGGATGCGCTCGCGACGGCACATGCGACGGCAGAGGCCGCCAGCGCACAGCACGGCAAATCGCAGACCGACTACTGGAACATGGGACAGATCGCATGA
- a CDS encoding response regulator produces the protein MLKLIHVEDDADIREIAKMSLDLAGDFEVVQCDCGEDALEKVQDYTPDVILLDMMMPGMTGRQTLEEMRKLPHLADVPAIFMTARAQHAEIEELRNVGAADVISKPFDPMSLADQIKNAIRK, from the coding sequence ATGCTGAAATTGATCCATGTGGAAGACGACGCCGATATCCGCGAGATCGCGAAGATGTCGCTCGATCTGGCCGGTGACTTCGAAGTCGTCCAGTGCGACTGTGGAGAGGACGCGTTGGAAAAGGTTCAGGATTACACGCCCGACGTCATTCTGCTCGACATGATGATGCCGGGCATGACGGGCCGTCAAACTCTCGAGGAAATGCGCAAGCTGCCTCATCTCGCGGATGTACCGGCGATCTTCATGACCGCGCGCGCCCAGCACGCGGAGATTGAGGAACTGCGCAACGTCGGAGCCGCCGACGTCATCAGCAAACCCTTCGATCCGATGTCGCTGGCCGACCAGATCAAGAACGCGATCCGCAAGTAA
- a CDS encoding Hpt domain-containing protein — translation MKDMVEELPGLAKVRARFIEMLADRQARIAEHALNAWDGETLEDINGNLEAAKAILHQIAGTAGSLGFAELGSAARECEAEVIAHLEGPDADLAICPGEIVHHMDLFVKQCEETLREAA, via the coding sequence ATGAAGGACATGGTAGAAGAGCTGCCGGGACTGGCCAAGGTGCGCGCCAGATTCATCGAGATGCTGGCGGACCGTCAGGCACGGATCGCGGAACACGCGCTGAACGCCTGGGACGGCGAAACGCTGGAGGACATCAACGGCAACCTCGAAGCCGCAAAGGCCATCCTCCATCAGATCGCCGGCACCGCCGGCTCGCTCGGTTTCGCGGAACTGGGCTCGGCCGCCCGCGAATGCGAGGCCGAGGTGATCGCCCACCTTGAAGGTCCGGACGCCGATCTGGCCATCTGTCCGGGCGAGATCGTCCATCACATGGATCTTTTCGTGAAGCAGTGCGAGGAGACCCTGCGCGAGGCGGCCTGA
- a CDS encoding membrane dipeptidase, with product MRTPLIDNLQYANYSPAIFEQMRAGGVDAVHVTVAYHETFREMVLNLERWNRWFEDHPDLILRGTTAEDVTRAQETGRTAIFFGFQNPSPIEDDIGLVEICHQLGVRFMQLSYNNQSLLATGCYEDEDSGLTRMGRGVVAEMNRVGMVIDMSHSAERSTLDAIEHSARPIAITHANPHWWHPALRNKSHRVLKALTDAGGMLGFSVYPHHLRGGSDCTLDSYCGMIAEAASRYGAGNLGIGTDLCQGQPDSVVEWMRVGRWTRTIDYGEGSAANAGFPRMPYWFTDNRDFGNIRRGLQSAGFDVAEVDGIMGGNWHRFYAQGFGPA from the coding sequence ATGAGAACGCCACTGATCGACAACCTGCAATACGCCAACTATTCCCCCGCCATTTTCGAGCAGATGCGGGCAGGCGGGGTGGATGCGGTGCATGTCACCGTCGCCTACCATGAAACCTTTCGCGAAATGGTGCTGAACCTCGAACGCTGGAACCGCTGGTTCGAGGACCATCCGGACCTCATCCTGCGAGGTACCACGGCCGAGGACGTGACACGCGCGCAGGAAACCGGCCGGACGGCGATCTTCTTCGGCTTCCAGAACCCCAGTCCGATCGAAGACGACATCGGCCTGGTCGAGATCTGTCACCAACTCGGCGTCCGCTTCATGCAACTGAGCTACAACAACCAGTCGCTTCTGGCCACCGGCTGCTACGAGGACGAGGACAGCGGGCTCACCCGCATGGGCCGGGGAGTGGTGGCCGAGATGAACCGCGTGGGCATGGTGATCGACATGTCCCATTCCGCCGAACGCTCGACGCTCGACGCGATCGAACATTCGGCACGCCCCATCGCCATCACCCACGCCAATCCGCACTGGTGGCATCCCGCGTTGCGCAACAAGTCGCACCGCGTGCTGAAGGCGCTTACCGACGCCGGGGGGATGCTGGGATTCTCGGTGTATCCGCATCACCTGCGCGGCGGGTCCGATTGCACGCTCGACAGTTATTGCGGGATGATCGCCGAAGCCGCGTCGCGCTACGGGGCAGGGAACCTCGGCATCGGCACGGACCTCTGCCAGGGCCAGCCCGACAGCGTGGTCGAATGGATGCGCGTGGGCCGCTGGACCCGGACGATCGACTATGGCGAGGGGTCCGCCGCCAACGCGGGCTTTCCGAGGATGCCGTACTGGTTCACCGACAACCGGGACTTCGGCAATATCCGCCGGGGGCTCCAGTCCGCCGGGTTCGACGTGGCCGAGGTGGACGGCATCATGGGCGGCAACTGGCACCGCTTCTACGCGCAGGGGTTCGGCCCGGCATGA
- a CDS encoding anti-sigma factor, with translation MTDQRPPTPEEENEFLAAEYALGLSEDENLTTARERARRDPGFAAMVSAWHERFVAMTDSIAPVEPPARIRTSLRKTLFPEARVPFMQRLWVWKGISFAALAVVAFLAMPMLRPDAPTVAGPIYGTQLTGDVDDLQVYAVLDPSRGGIAVTRTAGPIPEGRVLELWALLPDAAPVSLGLVPEDTSHLRLPPEIAAQIDQLTLAISDEPPGGAPEGVPTGQIRATGVVGEI, from the coding sequence GTGACCGATCAGCGCCCCCCCACACCCGAAGAGGAAAACGAGTTCCTGGCCGCGGAATACGCGCTGGGCCTGTCGGAGGATGAAAACCTGACCACGGCCCGCGAACGCGCGCGCCGTGATCCCGGCTTTGCCGCAATGGTCTCTGCGTGGCACGAACGGTTTGTGGCGATGACCGATTCCATCGCCCCCGTGGAACCACCCGCGCGGATCAGGACGTCCCTGCGCAAGACACTGTTTCCCGAAGCGCGCGTGCCGTTCATGCAGCGGCTCTGGGTCTGGAAAGGGATCAGCTTTGCCGCGCTGGCGGTCGTGGCGTTTCTGGCCATGCCCATGCTGCGCCCCGATGCACCCACCGTGGCGGGGCCGATCTATGGCACGCAGCTGACCGGCGACGTGGACGACCTGCAGGTCTATGCCGTCCTCGATCCGTCGCGCGGCGGCATCGCGGTGACCCGCACCGCCGGCCCCATTCCGGAGGGCCGCGTGCTGGAGCTCTGGGCGCTTCTGCCGGACGCGGCGCCGGTGTCCCTCGGCCTCGTGCCCGAGGATACGAGCCACCTGCGGCTGCCGCCGGAAATCGCCGCTCAGATCGATCAATTGACGCTGGCGATCTCGGACGAACCGCCGGGCGGCGCGCCGGAGGGCGTGCCCACCGGACAGATCCGCGCGACGGGCGTCGTCGGGGAAATCTAG
- a CDS encoding NAD-dependent epimerase/dehydratase family protein yields MKFKKLVLTGAAGRLGSYLREPLSKMCDELLSTDIADDIGTLYPGERYAQADLAKYDEIFPLLEGADMVIHFGAIVDEKPFEELLGPNFVGSYNIWEAGYQHGVRRIVYASSIHAVGMHKKRDFIGTDAPHRPDTFYGLAKCFTEDLGSMYWDKRQLESVHLRILSAAQVNNARALGSWLSYDDLIHLVTRAIDTPSVGFAVIYGVSNNDRAPVDNTKASFLGYRPKDNAEQFAEKVLAETPAPDLNDPAEMLQGGPFAKVDLGQSGIAQMTIVDDRKKT; encoded by the coding sequence ATGAAATTCAAGAAACTCGTGCTGACAGGGGCCGCGGGGCGGCTGGGATCGTACCTGCGGGAACCTCTCTCGAAGATGTGCGACGAACTCCTGAGCACCGACATCGCGGACGACATCGGCACCCTCTACCCAGGCGAGCGTTACGCGCAGGCTGACCTGGCCAAATACGACGAGATCTTCCCGTTGCTGGAAGGCGCCGACATGGTCATCCACTTCGGCGCCATCGTGGACGAGAAGCCTTTCGAGGAACTCCTCGGCCCGAACTTCGTCGGCTCCTACAACATCTGGGAGGCCGGCTATCAGCACGGCGTGCGCCGCATCGTCTACGCCTCGTCGATCCACGCCGTCGGCATGCATAAGAAGCGCGACTTCATCGGCACCGACGCCCCCCACCGTCCCGACACCTTCTATGGTCTGGCCAAGTGCTTCACCGAGGATCTGGGATCGATGTACTGGGACAAGCGCCAGCTGGAAAGCGTGCACCTGCGCATCCTGTCCGCCGCGCAGGTCAACAACGCCCGGGCACTCGGGTCGTGGCTGTCCTACGACGACCTGATTCACCTGGTCACCCGCGCGATCGACACGCCGTCGGTGGGCTTCGCCGTGATCTACGGCGTGTCCAACAACGACCGCGCGCCGGTGGACAACACCAAGGCGTCCTTCCTCGGTTACCGGCCCAAGGACAACGCCGAGCAGTTCGCCGAAAAGGTCCTTGCCGAAACCCCGGCACCGGACCTCAACGATCCGGCGGAAATGCTGCAGGGCGGACCCTTCGCCAAAGTCGATCTGGGCCAGAGCGGGATTGCGCAGATGACCATCGTGGACGACCGGAAGAAGACCTGA
- the hrpB gene encoding ATP-dependent helicase HrpB: MSPVLPIDAVLPQVIAALRDAGRVVLQAPPGAGKTTRVPLAMLDAGLTTGRILMLEPRRIAARAAAERMSATLGEDVGGTVGYRVRGAAATGPATRIEVVTEGILTRMLQDDPELSGVGAVIFDEFHERSLNADLGLALCLEVAEAFRDDLLLVAMSATLDAGPVADIMAAPVITSEGRSHPVTPKWLERPVGSSGSERAVADLALTALGENAGSALVFLPGEGEIRKVEALLNGAVPNDCTVAPLFGAMDFKAQRRAIAPAPSGRKVVLATSIAETSLTIEGITIVVDGGRARRARFDPSSGMSRLVTERVTRAEATQRAGRAGRMAPGVAYKLWTRGEEGALAAQPPAEIEAGDLTGFALELALWGGHAEEMRFVTPPHEGRLAEARRVLRMLDALDGAGRITDHGRALARLPLHPRLAHMVMRGGRRAPALAALLAERDPMRGAGVDLSLRVRAVEKGAPDAHAPTLVRIRQETKRLARTVSGSGPDDIGLLAALAYPDRIGLRRKGDAPRYVLSGGKGAVMPQGDALASVRLIVATDLDGDPREARIRQAAPLDESDLRATFGGQIAWETLCAWSRREKCVLTRQQERFGALVLQDRAWRDAPEDQVALAMLEGVRQLGLAPGKAAARFLARARLMPAPFPDFGETCLLDTLEDWLLPHLSGVRSAEDWKAFDLLPALRARLDWDQQQALDQAAPAHFETPLGRQIPIDYSGAQPAVSLRLQEVFGVTRHPVVAGQPVQMTLLSPAHRPVQVTTDLPNFWASSYADVRKDMRGQYPKHPWPEDPTQADPTLRAKPRSR, from the coding sequence ATGTCCCCGGTCCTGCCCATCGACGCGGTCCTGCCGCAGGTAATTGCCGCGCTGCGTGACGCCGGCCGCGTCGTTCTGCAGGCGCCGCCCGGTGCCGGCAAGACGACCCGCGTGCCGCTGGCGATGCTGGACGCGGGGCTGACCACGGGCCGGATTCTCATGCTGGAACCCCGGCGCATTGCCGCACGGGCCGCTGCCGAACGCATGTCGGCGACCTTGGGCGAGGACGTCGGCGGCACGGTGGGCTACCGCGTCCGGGGCGCGGCGGCCACCGGCCCGGCGACCCGCATCGAGGTCGTGACCGAGGGCATCCTCACCCGGATGCTACAGGACGATCCGGAGCTGTCTGGTGTGGGCGCCGTGATTTTCGACGAGTTCCACGAGCGCTCGCTCAACGCCGACCTTGGTCTCGCGCTCTGCCTCGAGGTGGCGGAAGCGTTCCGCGACGACCTGCTGCTGGTGGCCATGTCAGCGACGCTCGACGCGGGCCCGGTGGCCGACATCATGGCCGCGCCCGTGATCACCTCGGAAGGTCGCAGTCACCCGGTCACGCCGAAGTGGCTGGAGCGGCCCGTGGGGTCCTCCGGGTCCGAGCGGGCCGTGGCCGATCTGGCCCTTACGGCGCTCGGCGAAAACGCGGGCTCGGCGCTCGTCTTTTTGCCGGGCGAGGGCGAGATCCGCAAGGTCGAGGCCCTGCTGAACGGCGCGGTGCCGAATGACTGCACGGTGGCCCCCCTGTTCGGCGCGATGGATTTCAAGGCGCAACGCCGGGCCATCGCCCCTGCCCCGTCGGGGCGGAAGGTGGTGCTTGCAACCTCCATCGCCGAGACATCCCTCACGATCGAGGGCATCACCATCGTGGTGGACGGGGGACGGGCAAGGCGGGCGCGGTTCGATCCCTCGTCCGGCATGTCCCGGCTGGTGACCGAACGGGTGACGCGGGCCGAGGCCACCCAGCGCGCGGGCCGGGCGGGTCGCATGGCGCCGGGTGTTGCGTACAAGCTCTGGACCAGGGGCGAGGAAGGCGCGCTGGCCGCCCAGCCCCCCGCAGAGATAGAGGCGGGAGACCTCACCGGCTTCGCACTGGAACTCGCACTCTGGGGCGGCCATGCGGAGGAGATGCGCTTTGTCACGCCCCCGCACGAGGGACGCCTTGCCGAGGCGCGGCGGGTCCTGCGGATGCTGGACGCGCTCGACGGTGCGGGCCGGATCACCGACCACGGGCGGGCGCTGGCGCGGCTGCCGCTCCATCCGCGCCTTGCGCACATGGTCATGCGGGGCGGACGACGTGCCCCCGCGCTCGCAGCGCTGCTGGCGGAACGGGACCCGATGCGCGGCGCGGGCGTCGACCTGTCGTTGCGGGTCCGCGCGGTCGAGAAGGGTGCGCCGGACGCCCATGCCCCCACCCTCGTCCGCATCCGGCAGGAGACGAAGCGGCTGGCGCGGACCGTCTCGGGGTCGGGCCCCGACGATATCGGCCTGCTGGCCGCACTCGCCTATCCCGACCGGATCGGCCTGCGCCGCAAGGGCGACGCGCCGCGCTACGTGCTGTCGGGCGGCAAGGGCGCGGTGATGCCGCAGGGGGATGCCCTCGCCTCGGTCCGGCTGATCGTGGCCACCGATCTCGACGGCGACCCGCGCGAGGCCCGCATCCGGCAGGCCGCGCCGCTGGACGAATCCGACCTGCGCGCGACGTTCGGCGGGCAGATCGCGTGGGAGACCCTGTGCGCGTGGTCGCGACGCGAGAAATGCGTGCTGACGCGCCAGCAGGAACGGTTCGGGGCGCTTGTCCTGCAGGACCGCGCCTGGCGCGATGCCCCCGAGGATCAGGTGGCGCTGGCGATGCTGGAGGGGGTGCGGCAACTGGGTCTTGCACCGGGCAAGGCCGCGGCCCGCTTCCTTGCCCGCGCGCGGCTGATGCCGGCCCCGTTCCCGGACTTCGGAGAGACCTGTCTGCTCGATACGCTTGAAGACTGGCTGTTGCCGCATCTCTCCGGGGTGCGCAGCGCCGAGGACTGGAAGGCCTTCGACCTTCTGCCCGCGCTGCGGGCGCGGCTGGACTGGGATCAGCAGCAGGCACTCGACCAGGCGGCGCCTGCGCATTTCGAGACCCCGCTGGGACGGCAAATTCCCATCGACTACAGCGGTGCGCAGCCCGCGGTGTCGCTGCGATTGCAGGAGGTCTTCGGCGTCACCCGGCATCCGGTCGTGGCCGGGCAACCCGTGCAGATGACGCTGCTGTCGCCGGCGCATCGCCCCGTTCAGGTGACTACGGACCTGCCCAACTTCTGGGCCTCGTCCTATGCGGACGTGCGCAAGGACATGCGCGGACAGTATCCAAAGCACCCGTGGCCAGAGGATCCGACGCAGGCGGACCCGACCCTGCGCGCCAAGCCGCGCAGCAGATAA
- a CDS encoding sigma-70 family RNA polymerase sigma factor, with translation MDREEIERLIARVALKDRAAFEELYDRVSAKLFGVCLRVLNKRAAAEDAMQDTFVKIWNNADRYQTNGLSPMTWLITIARNTSIDRLRARKKAHQDIDTPGLELVAPGPSPEQSAIAASEASKLTGCLDALEADRGAAIRGAYLDGDSYADLAERFNVPLNTMRTWLRRGLIALRECMSQ, from the coding sequence ATGGACCGCGAAGAGATTGAACGTCTGATCGCGCGGGTCGCCTTGAAGGACCGCGCTGCGTTCGAAGAACTGTATGACCGGGTCAGTGCGAAACTTTTCGGCGTCTGCCTGCGTGTGTTGAACAAGCGCGCTGCAGCAGAGGACGCAATGCAGGACACTTTTGTCAAGATCTGGAACAATGCCGATCGTTACCAGACGAACGGTCTGTCGCCGATGACCTGGCTGATCACGATCGCCCGGAACACGTCGATCGACCGGTTGCGCGCGCGAAAGAAGGCACATCAGGACATCGATACGCCGGGACTGGAGCTGGTTGCGCCCGGTCCCTCGCCCGAACAATCGGCCATCGCCGCGTCGGAGGCAAGCAAGCTGACCGGCTGCCTCGATGCGCTGGAGGCGGACCGGGGGGCGGCGATCCGCGGTGCCTATCTGGACGGTGACAGCTATGCCGATCTGGCCGAGCGTTTCAACGTGCCGCTGAACACGATGCGGACATGGCTGCGGCGGGGCCTCATCGCGCTCAGGGAGTGCATGAGCCAGTGA
- a CDS encoding DoxX family protein: MHSTSSHPSQRRVLGADALVLMGRFCISALFVTGAAQKIYAPGVVEGMLAAHGWPEALIWPAVVLNLVGALLLVTGFFLVPTALILAVYCMATSIFHYLPDDPWQMSIFVKNWAIAGGLLSLAAAEMREPHG, encoded by the coding sequence ATGCACAGCACGTCGTCGCACCCTTCTCAGCGCCGTGTCCTGGGGGCTGACGCGCTCGTTCTCATGGGGCGTTTCTGCATCTCGGCTCTTTTCGTGACGGGCGCCGCCCAGAAAATCTATGCACCGGGCGTTGTCGAAGGGATGCTGGCCGCCCATGGCTGGCCGGAGGCCCTGATCTGGCCCGCCGTGGTGCTGAACCTCGTGGGCGCGCTCTTGCTTGTTACCGGCTTCTTTCTGGTGCCGACGGCGCTGATCCTCGCGGTCTACTGCATGGCGACCAGCATTTTCCACTACCTCCCGGATGACCCCTGGCAGATGTCGATCTTCGTCAAGAACTGGGCGATCGCGGGCGGCCTGCTCAGCCTCGCCGCGGCAGAGATGCGGGAACCGCACGGCTGA